The DNA sequence GCTGCGGATTTTGGCCATCCGCAAGAGCGCCTTGCTGGGGATGCAGCCGACGTTCATGCATTCACCGCCGACCGCCCTTTCCTCGATGGCGCAGACCTTGAGCCCCATCTCCGAGGCCATGACCGAAACCGCCATCCCCGCCGGGCCCAGCCCGATGCAGATCAGATCGTAATCGTAGCGCACCGCTTCACCTCCTAATGAACACAGACCAAGTGGAGTTGCAACTCCCGCTCTATTAACGGGATGCCTGGCAAAGTTGCTTTTCGCTGGACAACGGACCATTTTTTTGATAGAGCCACGATAGCGAAAGGAGTATGATATGCCAACCATGAGCAAGCCGCAAAGATTTTGTGGACGGGATTTCGACGCCGACGAGGTGGGGATGATCCGGGAGATCGTCACCACCTGCGGCGGGATCAGCCGCCGCGAGCTGGCCCATACGGTCTGCGAGCTGCTGGAGTGGAAACGCCCGGGGGGCGGACTCAAGGCCCGGGAGTGCCTGGATCTCCTGGAACTCCTGGAAGCCAAGGGCTTTCTCAGGCTTCCGGGAAAAAGACACACCGGCTACAATGGCCCCCAGAAGCGCATCGCCGCGGTCCCGCCCGCGGCGCCGCACAGCACCCTGGTCGGCAGCGTGGAGCAATTCGCGCCCCTGGCGGTGGAGCAGGTGGAAACCCGGGAGCAGCGGGACCTGTTTCGGGATCTGCTCAGTCGCTACCACTACCTGGGGTATGCGATGCCCTTCGGGGCACGGCTTCAATACCTGGTCTTCGCCAGCCGGCCCCGGCGCGAAGTTCTCGGATGCGTCCAGTTTTCCAGTCCCGCCTGGCGGATGAAGGCCCGCGACCAATGGATCGGTTGGGACGACGCACGCCGTGCGGCCGGTCTGCAGCAGATCGTCAACAACAGCCGGCTGCTGGTGCTGGCGCAGATCCACAACCTGGCCAGCGCCATGCTGGCCCGCACCCTGCGCCGGCTGCCGGCCGACTGGCAGCGGCAATACGGGATCACGCCCCTTTTGGTGGAGACCCTGGTGGACCGCAAGCGCTTTCACGGCGGGTGCTACCGGGCGGCCAACTGGATAGAGTTGGGTGAGACCAGCGGCCGCGGGCGGATGGACCGGGCCAACGAACGCCACGGCGCGGCGGTGAAGACCATCCTGGTCTACCCGCTGGTCAAGAATGCCGCCCGCCGGATCAGGGACGGAAGCTGAAGGGCCGGGGCTGGCCAGCAGCGTTATTCGGGCGAGTGCCCGGGTGCAAATGAAACCGGGAAAGGCAAGCCATCATGAAAAAATTCGGCATGATTTTGGGCGGGGTCGTCCTTGTGGTCCTGTTGCTGTTTGGCTGGTGGCTCTTCAGCCGCCCCGAGCGCGGCACCACCGGCTCGGTGGACACCCAGTTCCGCTGGCTGGGCCCCAACGACAAGATCGTGGTGGACGGCTTCGACGACCCCAAGGTCCAGGGCGTCGCCTGCCACATCGCCCGCGCCCAAACCGGCGGGATCAAGGGTGAGTTGGGCGTCGCCGAGGACACCAGCGATGCCAGCATCGCCTGTCGCCAGGTCGGCCCGATCAAAATCCTCGGTGAACTCAGGGACGGCGAGCGCGTCTTTGACGAACGTCGCAGCTTCGTCTTCAAAAAACTTCAGGTGGTCCGCTTCCTTGACCGCGAGCGCAATGTGCTGGTTTATATTGCCTACAGCGACCGCGTCATCGCGGGCAGCCCGCAAAACAGCATCAGCACCGTGCCGATCATGGGCTGGCCGGCACCCTGATTTGAAAATCCGGCCGAGATCCGCCGGCCGGTGCTGACATTCCGTCCCAAGGAGGCGAACCAGATGACCCTGAACCTGGATGCCGTCGGCAAAACGATCGGCCCGTTGACCAAAACCTACGACTGGCCGGATGCCGTGCTCTACGCCCTGGGGGTGGGGGCCGGC is a window from the Desulfobacteraceae bacterium genome containing:
- a CDS encoding CreA family protein, whose protein sequence is MKKFGMILGGVVLVVLLLFGWWLFSRPERGTTGSVDTQFRWLGPNDKIVVDGFDDPKVQGVACHIARAQTGGIKGELGVAEDTSDASIACRQVGPIKILGELRDGERVFDERRSFVFKKLQVVRFLDRERNVLVYIAYSDRVIAGSPQNSISTVPIMGWPAP
- a CDS encoding DUF4338 domain-containing protein; amino-acid sequence: MPTMSKPQRFCGRDFDADEVGMIREIVTTCGGISRRELAHTVCELLEWKRPGGGLKARECLDLLELLEAKGFLRLPGKRHTGYNGPQKRIAAVPPAAPHSTLVGSVEQFAPLAVEQVETREQRDLFRDLLSRYHYLGYAMPFGARLQYLVFASRPRREVLGCVQFSSPAWRMKARDQWIGWDDARRAAGLQQIVNNSRLLVLAQIHNLASAMLARTLRRLPADWQRQYGITPLLVETLVDRKRFHGGCYRAANWIELGETSGRGRMDRANERHGAAVKTILVYPLVKNAARRIRDGS